The following are from one region of the Prevotella communis genome:
- a CDS encoding IMPACT family protein, with protein sequence MTDEFKTIATTSEGFYSEKRSKFLAFAHHVETVEEVKEIIAQYRKKYYDARHVCYAYMLGPEREEFRANDDGEPSSTAGKPILGQINSNELTDILVVVVRYYGGVNLGTSGLIIAYREATADAIAHAEVVTRQVEEQVTYSFAYPLMNDVMRIVKDMNPRIVSQTYDNTCQICLSIRKSEAEQLKSRLAKLSFE encoded by the coding sequence ATGACAGACGAATTCAAGACGATAGCAACAACAAGCGAGGGATTTTACTCTGAGAAACGGAGTAAATTCCTCGCTTTTGCACATCATGTTGAGACGGTCGAGGAGGTAAAGGAGATTATTGCGCAGTATCGTAAGAAATACTATGATGCGCGCCACGTGTGCTATGCCTATATGTTGGGGCCTGAGCGTGAGGAGTTCCGTGCGAATGATGATGGGGAACCGTCGTCAACTGCCGGAAAACCCATTCTGGGTCAGATAAACTCCAACGAACTGACAGACATCCTGGTTGTCGTGGTACGCTACTATGGTGGCGTGAACCTGGGTACCAGCGGACTGATTATTGCCTACCGTGAGGCGACTGCCGATGCGATAGCCCATGCAGAGGTAGTGACGCGTCAGGTGGAGGAGCAGGTTACTTATTCCTTTGCCTATCCGCTGATGAACGACGTGATGCGAATCGTCAAGGATATGAACCCGCGTATTGTCAGTCAGACATACGATAATACCTGTCAGATTTGCCTGAGTATCCGTAAAAGTGAAGCCGAACAGTTAAAAAGCAGATTGGCGAAACTTTCCTTTGAATAA
- a CDS encoding DUF1015 domain-containing protein: MATVKPFRGIRPPKELVEQVESRPYDVLDSEEARAEAGDNEKSLYHIIKPEIDFPVGTSEYDPRVYEKAAENFQMFQDKGWLVQDEDDHYYIYAQTMNGKTQYGLVVGALVDDYMQGRIKKHELTRRDKEEDRMKHVRVNNANIEPVFFAYPDNSTLDALIMRYAKTEPIYDFIAPIDGFRHQFWVISDKADMQTITDEFAKMPSLYIADGHHRSAAAALVGAEKQKQNPNHTGKEEYNYFMAVCFQASQLTILDYNRVVKDLNGLSSEEFLKALDKNFIVEDKGTEIYKPAQLHEFSLYLDEHWYSLKAKEGTYDNNDPIGVLDVDISSRLILDEILNIGDLRSSKRIDFVGGLRGLGELKRRVDNGEMRAALALYPVSMQQIMDIADSGKIMPPKATWFEPKLRSGLVIHKLS, from the coding sequence AGAGCCGTCCTTATGACGTACTGGATTCTGAGGAAGCCCGTGCTGAGGCTGGCGACAACGAGAAAAGTCTGTATCATATCATTAAGCCGGAGATTGATTTCCCTGTGGGTACATCGGAATATGATCCTCGCGTCTATGAAAAGGCCGCTGAGAACTTCCAGATGTTCCAGGACAAAGGCTGGCTGGTACAGGATGAGGACGACCACTATTATATCTACGCACAGACCATGAACGGTAAGACGCAGTATGGTCTGGTGGTAGGTGCTTTGGTTGACGACTATATGCAGGGACGTATCAAGAAGCACGAGCTGACACGTCGCGACAAGGAGGAAGACCGCATGAAGCATGTCCGTGTGAACAATGCCAATATTGAGCCCGTATTCTTTGCATATCCTGATAACAGCACGCTCGATGCGCTGATTATGCGCTATGCGAAGACAGAGCCCATCTATGACTTCATTGCTCCTATCGACGGTTTCCGTCATCAGTTCTGGGTGATTAGCGATAAGGCTGATATGCAGACCATCACCGACGAGTTTGCCAAGATGCCTTCTCTCTATATCGCAGATGGTCACCACCGTTCAGCAGCTGCTGCCTTGGTTGGTGCCGAGAAACAGAAGCAGAACCCCAATCACACGGGTAAGGAGGAGTATAACTATTTCATGGCAGTATGTTTCCAGGCTTCACAGCTCACCATCCTGGATTATAACCGCGTGGTGAAAGACCTGAACGGTCTCAGTTCGGAGGAGTTCCTGAAGGCGTTGGACAAGAATTTCATCGTTGAGGATAAGGGTACGGAAATCTATAAGCCCGCCCAGCTCCATGAGTTCTCACTCTATCTGGATGAGCACTGGTATAGCTTGAAGGCTAAGGAGGGTACCTATGATAATAATGATCCTATCGGTGTGCTCGACGTGGACATCTCAAGCCGCCTGATTCTTGATGAGATCCTGAATATCGGCGACCTGCGCTCTTCAAAGCGTATCGACTTCGTCGGGGGGCTGCGCGGACTGGGCGAACTGAAGCGTCGTGTGGATAATGGCGAGATGCGTGCTGCCCTGGCGCTCTATCCTGTCTCTATGCAGCAAATCATGGATATTGCCGACAGCGGTAAGATTATGCCTCCAAAGGCAACCTGGTTTGAGCCTAAACTGCGCTCTGGACTGGTGATTCATAAATTGTCCTAA